Proteins from one Poseidonibacter antarcticus genomic window:
- a CDS encoding response regulator — MVDDFLKSISILIVDDNNTDLEVISKSLGRYFKKVHTASNGADAFNIYEENKNIDIIISDINMPKINGIELLKLIRRSDMQIPFLIVSANLDQEILIQAINLNVSSFLPKPINLQSLIRKIDMLCEGKYFKYKAELRKNEINNYLDSVNSVALIYKMQSNGNITYMNESMFEVTGYKEEDLKDLSFEDIIHPDIDKKYIDDTWNTLKEGKLWKGNTKFISKNKEEFHLNNTIFKLDTEEDSYITISFLTTKENLEKRDFHKKVLNSIKEFNIKEFNYKKEIENLKFERSNLSMFSNSSDILEKRVNTLLSQVDKYEKDLNKKDEKYNSMLMSKRSELENHIEKAQKEIIKVDALTEENSIIKNKIELLEKENIKIRETTINLVKRVRELEEVLKIERTK, encoded by the coding sequence ATGGTAGATGACTTTTTAAAAAGTATAAGTATTTTAATAGTTGATGATAATAATACAGACTTAGAAGTCATTTCTAAATCTCTAGGTAGATATTTTAAAAAAGTTCATACAGCTTCAAATGGTGCAGATGCTTTTAATATTTATGAAGAAAATAAAAATATTGATATTATAATTTCAGATATAAATATGCCTAAGATAAACGGAATAGAGTTATTAAAACTTATTAGACGTTCTGATATGCAAATCCCTTTTTTAATTGTTTCAGCAAATCTTGATCAAGAAATATTAATTCAAGCAATTAATTTAAATGTTAGTTCTTTTTTACCAAAACCTATTAATCTTCAATCTCTTATTCGAAAAATTGATATGCTTTGTGAAGGAAAATATTTTAAATATAAAGCTGAATTAAGAAAGAATGAGATTAATAATTATCTAGATTCTGTTAATAGTGTAGCCTTGATTTATAAAATGCAATCAAATGGTAATATAACCTATATGAATGAATCTATGTTTGAAGTTACAGGATATAAAGAAGAGGATCTAAAAGATTTATCTTTTGAAGATATTATTCATCCTGATATAGATAAAAAATATATTGATGATACTTGGAATACCTTAAAAGAAGGAAAACTTTGGAAAGGTAATACAAAGTTTATAAGTAAGAATAAAGAAGAATTTCATTTAAATAATACGATTTTTAAATTAGATACAGAAGAAGATTCTTATATAACTATTTCTTTTTTAACAACTAAGGAGAATCTTGAAAAAAGAGATTTTCATAAAAAAGTTTTAAATAGTATAAAAGAATTTAATATAAAAGAATTTAATTATAAAAAAGAAATAGAAAATCTTAAATTTGAAAGATCAAATTTATCAATGTTTTCAAACTCTTCTGATATTTTAGAAAAAAGAGTAAATACTTTACTCTCTCAAGTAGATAAGTATGAAAAAGATTTAAATAAAAAAGATGAAAAATACAATTCTATGCTGATGTCTAAAAGAAGTGAACTTGAGAATCATATAGAAAAAGCTCAAAAAGAAATAATTAAAGTTGATGCTCTTACTGAAGAGAATAGTATAATCAAAAATAAAATAGAATTACTAGAGAAAGAAAATATTAAGATAAGAGAGACTACAATAAATCTGGTTAAACGTGTTCGAGAACTAGAAGAAGTCTTAAAAATCGAAAGAACTAAATAA
- a CDS encoding ATP-binding response regulator: MINLRVIIVEDDEFLLKKIATVLEKEVSNIYTFKNPIEAISKVNEIKPDIIISDIDMPEMSGIDMYKELKENNLDIPIILASAFSQPEYFIEAIKLKVKNFILKPIDLDDLIIELKQFEKELQNEQAIIKQERMLVIQSKMAAMGEMLTNIAHQWRQPLNTISICASSIKLEEEFGNIIDENNTIKSMVSNIMNSVDYMNNTLNDFQGYLKPNKLESSFYIQDTLNKVEKLILSQTKTHHIKLIKEINDFHLTTYQNELIQVLINIKNNAIEELVKSKEDRIIKVATEEIDNKLIITVHDNAGGIPEEYLDKVFQAYFTTKEITGTGIGLHMSKQIIENHLNGEISVSNEKFIYKDTTYYGANFKISLPLS; encoded by the coding sequence ATGATAAATTTGAGAGTAATAATTGTAGAGGATGATGAATTTTTATTAAAAAAAATAGCAACTGTTTTAGAAAAAGAAGTTTCAAATATATATACCTTTAAAAATCCAATTGAAGCTATAAGCAAAGTAAATGAAATCAAGCCTGATATAATTATTTCTGACATAGATATGCCTGAGATGAGTGGTATAGACATGTATAAAGAATTAAAAGAAAATAATTTAGATATTCCTATTATTTTAGCTTCAGCGTTTAGTCAACCAGAATATTTTATTGAAGCTATAAAATTAAAAGTAAAAAATTTCATTCTTAAACCAATAGATTTAGACGATTTAATAATTGAACTTAAACAATTTGAAAAAGAGTTACAAAATGAACAAGCGATTATTAAACAAGAACGAATGTTAGTAATTCAATCAAAAATGGCTGCCATGGGAGAGATGTTAACAAATATTGCACATCAATGGAGACAACCTTTAAATACAATTTCTATTTGTGCTTCAAGTATAAAACTTGAAGAAGAATTTGGTAATATAATAGATGAAAACAATACAATAAAAAGTATGGTCTCAAATATAATGAATTCAGTAGATTATATGAATAATACATTAAATGATTTTCAAGGTTATTTAAAACCAAATAAATTAGAAAGTTCTTTTTATATACAAGATACTTTAAATAAAGTTGAAAAATTAATACTTTCACAAACAAAAACACACCATATAAAATTAATAAAAGAAATTAATGATTTTCATTTAACTACATATCAAAATGAACTAATTCAAGTTTTAATAAATATTAAAAATAATGCAATTGAAGAACTTGTGAAATCAAAAGAAGATAGAATAATTAAAGTAGCAACAGAAGAAATTGATAATAAACTTATTATTACTGTTCATGATAATGCAGGAGGAATTCCTGAAGAATATTTAGATAAAGTTTTTCAAGCATATTTTACTACAAAAGAAATCACAGGAACAGGAATTGGTCTACATATGTCAAAACAGATTATAGAAAATCATTTAAATGGAGAAATTTCTGTTTCAAATGAGAAATTTATATATAAAGACACTACGTATTATGGAGCTAATTTTAAGATTTCACTACCTTTGTCTTAA
- a CDS encoding leucyl aminopeptidase, which produces MKINLTNTNIDKIKSDLQIVLVDNIDDVEEKELLESLGFEAHDEIIAFLPESGKIFVGFEEETYDSLAIAIATAIKKFQTTSFKSAKLDLTSLDSRVLKFIVEGTLLGAYTFDNYKSKKDKKKKQELTISIEEDSPSLDNIELNSILEESKIISKAVNKTRDMVNTTPADFYPEVMAEVAKKLAKDANIDCKIKGEKYLEKNDMNAMLSVGRASIHESQLIHLSYKPKEAKSKIVLVGKGLTYDSGGLSLKPADYMVTMKSDKSGGCAVLATIWAIAKLELPYEVHAVVGAVENMIGGDAYKPDDVLVAKNGKTIEVRNTDAEGRLVLADCLCYAQDEIDDIDYIFDYATLTGACVVGVGEYTTGIMGNDEVLKASAVSSAHNSGEYATTLDFNRFLRKSIKSEIADISNIASTRYGGAITAGLFLDNFVYEENKNKWIHFDIAGPAYVEKAWGYNPHGASGAGVRMTIEFLKSIS; this is translated from the coding sequence ATGAAAATTAATTTAACAAATACAAATATAGATAAAATAAAATCAGATTTACAAATTGTATTAGTAGATAATATTGATGATGTAGAAGAAAAAGAGTTATTAGAAAGTTTAGGTTTTGAAGCTCATGATGAGATTATAGCTTTTTTACCTGAATCAGGAAAAATATTTGTAGGTTTTGAAGAAGAGACTTATGACTCTTTAGCAATTGCAATTGCTACTGCGATTAAAAAGTTTCAAACGACATCTTTTAAAAGTGCAAAATTAGATTTGACTTCTTTAGATTCTCGTGTATTAAAGTTTATTGTTGAAGGTACACTTTTAGGTGCATATACTTTTGATAATTATAAATCAAAAAAAGATAAAAAGAAAAAACAAGAATTAACTATTTCTATTGAAGAGGACTCACCATCTTTAGATAATATCGAGTTAAATTCAATTTTAGAAGAATCTAAAATTATCTCAAAAGCTGTTAATAAAACTAGAGATATGGTAAATACAACTCCTGCTGATTTCTATCCTGAAGTAATGGCAGAAGTTGCTAAAAAACTAGCAAAAGATGCAAATATTGATTGTAAAATCAAGGGTGAAAAATATTTAGAAAAAAATGATATGAATGCAATGTTAAGTGTAGGACGTGCATCTATTCATGAGTCTCAATTAATTCATTTATCATATAAACCAAAAGAAGCTAAAAGTAAAATTGTTCTTGTTGGAAAAGGACTTACTTATGATTCAGGTGGGCTTTCTTTAAAACCTGCTGATTATATGGTTACTATGAAATCTGATAAATCAGGTGGTTGTGCAGTATTAGCTACTATTTGGGCTATTGCTAAACTTGAATTACCTTATGAAGTTCATGCAGTTGTAGGTGCGGTTGAAAATATGATTGGTGGAGATGCTTATAAACCTGATGATGTATTAGTTGCTAAAAATGGTAAAACTATTGAAGTAAGAAATACAGATGCAGAGGGAAGACTTGTTCTTGCTGATTGTTTATGTTATGCACAAGATGAGATAGATGATATTGATTATATTTTTGATTATGCGACACTAACTGGTGCTTGTGTAGTTGGAGTTGGAGAATATACAACTGGAATTATGGGAAATGATGAGGTATTAAAAGCAAGTGCTGTTTCATCAGCACATAATTCAGGTGAATATGCAACAACTTTAGATTTTAATAGATTTTTAAGAAAATCAATCAAATCAGAAATTGCAGATATCTCAAATATTGCAAGTACTAGATATGGTGGAGCTATTACAGCTGGATTATTTTTGGATAATTTTGTATATGAAGAAAATAAAAACAAATGGATTCACTTTGACATTGCAGGACCTGCTTATGTTGAAAAAGCATGGGGATATAATCCACATGGTGCAAGTGGTGCTGGTGTTAGAATGACAATAGAGTTTTTAAAAAGTATTAGTTAA
- a CDS encoding DedA family protein has protein sequence MQEFFKKLQTHAGKILAVILLIFISFIAYSLYQAPVTGFENRFMYLLKEYGYIILFAWGMIEGEAGLIMAGLLSHSGHMNLYIAIFVAGLGGFAGDQVYFYIGRFNKSYVNKKFKGQRRKFALAHLLLQKYGWPIIFAQRYMYGMRTIIPISIGLTRYSAKMFAFINLLSAWCWATFTIVPVWYFGEEILEVLHWIKEYWYFVLPIVLGFGGSMIYYFNKASKKVEKININEKVSNEN, from the coding sequence ATGCAAGAGTTCTTTAAAAAGTTACAGACTCACGCTGGAAAAATATTAGCTGTTATATTGCTTATATTTATTTCTTTTATAGCCTATAGCCTTTATCAAGCGCCTGTTACAGGTTTTGAAAATAGATTTATGTACTTATTAAAAGAGTATGGATATATTATACTTTTTGCATGGGGAATGATTGAGGGTGAAGCTGGTCTTATAATGGCTGGGCTATTATCTCATTCAGGACATATGAATCTTTATATTGCAATTTTTGTTGCAGGTCTTGGTGGTTTTGCAGGAGATCAAGTATATTTTTATATTGGTAGATTTAACAAATCTTATGTAAATAAAAAGTTTAAAGGTCAAAGAAGAAAATTTGCCCTTGCTCACCTTTTATTACAAAAATATGGTTGGCCTATTATTTTTGCACAAAGATATATGTATGGTATGAGAACTATTATTCCTATTTCAATAGGACTTACAAGATATTCAGCAAAAATGTTTGCTTTTATCAATCTTCTTTCTGCTTGGTGTTGGGCTACTTTTACTATTGTTCCTGTTTGGTATTTTGGTGAAGAAATATTAGAAGTATTACATTGGATAAAAGAGTATTGGTATTTTGTATTACCTATTGTCTTAGGTTTTGGAGGAAGTATGATTTATTACTTTAACAAAGCTTCAAAAAAAGTAGAAAAAATAAATATAAATGAAAAGGTTTCAAATGAAAATTAA
- the trpB gene encoding tryptophan synthase subunit beta, whose protein sequence is MSDYIPKTSAFDPDSKGQFGIFGGQYVPETLMPVLKELEIEYKKYRFDKEFWSEVNALLKDYVGRENPLYFAGNISKEIGAKVYLKREDLNHTGAHKINNVIAQGLLAKKLGKTKVIAETGAGQHGVATATIAALMGLECTVFMGAKDVKRQELNVFRMKLLGAKVIAVESGSKTLKDAMNDAIRYWVTNARDTFYIIGTVAGPHPYPMMVRDFQAVIGYEARKQILQKENRLPDYVIACIGGGSNAIGMFSHFLEDKEVTCIGIEAGGLGLDTNKHGCSLEKGSPGVLHGQCSYLLQDEDGQVLEAHSISAGLDYPGIGPEHSFHKDNKSIQYDSITDQEALDAFVWLSQAEGIIPAFESSHAIAYLKKAKEKLKGKTVIVNLSGRGDKDMIQAKSLLDFD, encoded by the coding sequence ATGAGTGATTATATACCAAAAACAAGTGCTTTTGATCCAGATTCAAAAGGTCAGTTTGGCATTTTTGGAGGACAATATGTTCCTGAAACTTTAATGCCTGTGTTAAAAGAGTTAGAAATAGAGTATAAAAAATACAGATTTGATAAAGAGTTTTGGTCTGAGGTAAATGCTTTATTAAAAGATTATGTAGGACGTGAAAATCCACTTTATTTTGCAGGAAATATTTCAAAAGAAATAGGAGCAAAGGTATATTTAAAAAGAGAAGATTTAAATCATACAGGTGCACATAAAATTAATAATGTTATTGCTCAAGGATTACTAGCTAAAAAACTTGGTAAAACAAAAGTAATAGCAGAAACAGGAGCAGGGCAACACGGTGTTGCAACTGCTACAATTGCTGCTCTTATGGGTTTAGAATGTACTGTATTTATGGGTGCAAAAGATGTAAAAAGACAAGAGTTAAATGTATTTAGAATGAAACTATTAGGTGCAAAAGTAATTGCAGTTGAAAGTGGAAGTAAAACATTAAAAGATGCAATGAATGATGCAATTAGATATTGGGTTACAAATGCACGTGATACTTTTTATATAATTGGAACAGTTGCAGGTCCTCATCCTTATCCTATGATGGTTAGAGATTTCCAAGCAGTTATTGGTTATGAAGCAAGAAAACAAATTTTGCAAAAAGAAAATAGATTACCTGATTATGTAATTGCATGTATTGGTGGTGGTTCAAATGCTATTGGTATGTTTTCACACTTTTTAGAAGATAAGGAAGTTACTTGTATTGGAATTGAAGCTGGTGGTTTAGGACTTGATACTAATAAACACGGATGTTCACTTGAAAAAGGAAGTCCTGGAGTTTTACATGGTCAATGTTCTTATTTACTTCAAGATGAAGATGGTCAAGTATTAGAAGCACATTCTATTAGTGCAGGGCTTGATTATCCAGGAATTGGTCCTGAACACTCTTTCCATAAAGATAATAAAAGTATTCAATACGATTCAATTACAGATCAAGAAGCATTAGATGCTTTCGTTTGGTTAAGTCAAGCTGAGGGTATTATTCCTGCTTTTGAAAGTTCACATGCAATTGCATATTTAAAGAAAGCTAAAGAAAAATTAAAGGGTAAAACAGTAATTGTAAATTTATCAGGTCGTGGTGATAAAGATATGATTCAAGCAAAAAGTTTATTAGATTTTGACTAA
- a CDS encoding adenine phosphoribosyltransferase: MLSKKILTKDEKNLLLNSIRSVDNFPKEGIIFKDITTLLNDKKAFRLLMTHLEDRYKDYNLDYIAGIDARGFIFAAALADRLGIGFVPVRKKGKLPNTTVCEKYELEYGFDEVEIHLDAFRDDKDARVLLMDDIIVSGGTAYAAASLINKLNVDLVEVCFLMNIEILGGVKKLKQIAPVYSVLEI, translated from the coding sequence ATTTTGAGTAAAAAAATATTAACAAAAGATGAAAAAAATTTATTACTAAATTCAATTAGAAGTGTTGATAATTTCCCTAAAGAAGGGATAATATTTAAAGATATTACGACTTTATTAAATGATAAAAAGGCCTTTAGACTTCTAATGACACATTTAGAAGATAGATATAAAGATTATAATTTAGATTATATTGCAGGAATTGATGCAAGAGGTTTTATTTTTGCAGCTGCACTTGCAGATAGATTAGGAATTGGTTTTGTTCCTGTTCGAAAAAAAGGAAAACTTCCAAATACGACAGTATGTGAAAAATATGAGTTAGAATACGGTTTTGATGAGGTAGAAATACACTTGGATGCTTTTAGAGATGATAAAGATGCACGTGTACTTTTAATGGATGATATTATTGTAAGTGGTGGAACAGCTTATGCTGCTGCTAGCTTGATAAATAAGTTAAATGTTGACTTAGTTGAAGTGTGTTTTTTAATGAATATTGAAATTTTAGGTGGTGTTAAAAAATTAAAACAAATTGCACCTGTTTATTCAGTATTAGAAATATAA
- a CDS encoding DNA ligase — MRLLLLLILLFTLQISLFSIELQKPKTYNHSQNITNWLMSEKLDGIRAYWNGKNLLSKNGNIINAPSWFIKNFPKFQLDGELWTKRDDFENIQSIVLDKIPSKHWNEITYNIFEVPEEKGNFLKRLEKIKKFQEKHHNKYIKIIKQIRCKNKEHLEEYLNKLVEQKAEGLIIKNPDLEYFIGRSPNILKVKKFKDMEAEVIGINYKNGNFKSLVLKLENGIIFNLGNGFSKEERINHPKIKDMVSFKYYNLTKYGKPKFASFLRVRKLE, encoded by the coding sequence ATGAGATTACTTTTATTACTTATACTATTATTTACTTTACAAATTTCTTTATTTTCTATAGAGTTACAAAAACCAAAAACATATAATCATTCTCAAAATATTACAAATTGGTTAATGAGTGAGAAACTTGATGGAATAAGAGCATATTGGAATGGAAAAAATTTACTAAGTAAAAATGGAAATATTATAAATGCCCCTTCTTGGTTTATCAAAAATTTTCCAAAGTTCCAACTTGATGGTGAATTATGGACTAAAAGAGATGATTTTGAGAATATTCAAAGTATAGTTTTAGATAAAATTCCATCAAAACATTGGAATGAAATAACTTATAATATATTTGAAGTTCCAGAAGAAAAAGGTAATTTTCTAAAAAGATTAGAAAAAATAAAAAAATTTCAAGAAAAACATCATAATAAATATATCAAGATAATTAAACAAATAAGATGTAAAAACAAAGAACATTTGGAAGAATATTTAAATAAACTAGTAGAGCAAAAAGCTGAAGGTTTAATAATAAAAAATCCAGATTTAGAATATTTTATAGGTAGAAGTCCAAATATCTTAAAAGTAAAAAAATTTAAAGATATGGAAGCAGAAGTAATTGGAATAAATTATAAAAATGGCAATTTTAAAAGTTTAGTTCTAAAACTTGAAAATGGAATTATTTTCAATTTAGGAAATGGCTTTTCAAAAGAAGAAAGAATAAATCATCCAAAAATCAAAGATATGGTTAGCTTTAAATACTATAATCTTACAAAATATGGTAAACCAAAATTTGCTTCTTTTTTAAGAGTTAGAAAATTAGAATAA
- a CDS encoding type II secretion system protein, whose amino-acid sequence MKNAFSLLELIFAIVVIGIISSFAIPKYLDTKNSAVISTIKRDIATATTSIQSYYLVNNEIDKISDAVTLNEQNWTIEDLKVTYKENENNCVVLEVKKDDDGDELTLSITPDVGPICKKLNEDGIIETTYDLY is encoded by the coding sequence ATGAAAAATGCATTTTCACTTTTAGAGTTAATATTTGCTATTGTAGTTATTGGTATTATCTCTTCTTTTGCAATTCCAAAATACTTAGATACTAAAAATTCTGCTGTAATTTCTACTATTAAAAGAGATATAGCAACTGCTACTACTTCTATTCAAAGTTATTATTTAGTAAATAATGAAATTGATAAAATATCTGATGCTGTTACTTTAAATGAACAAAATTGGACAATAGAAGATTTAAAAGTTACTTATAAAGAAAATGAAAATAATTGTGTTGTATTAGAAGTAAAAAAAGATGATGATGGAGATGAATTAACACTTAGCATAACCCCTGATGTTGGTCCTATTTGTAAAAAGTTAAATGAAGATGGAATTATTGAAACTACTTATGACTTGTATTAA
- a CDS encoding sugar transferase: protein MQINKFNLSTTIYMFLLLSMDFLILLFSLEISKYLRSDIPTNTMPEFIASNISNYYWIILVVLFIFILEKIYFIRYDFWADTKRVFKGLILSFIAVFTVMTFAKISNDYSRSFIIIFFLISAFLIPFSKRLFKRFLFRFDIFKIKVKIIANSSQYETLCNEMIENWYFGFKISKKRYDIVLISSKNFEIKKLEKIIKIHSKRTRDMYIIPYMYHLDFSHTNVVDYFNIRLSAIHIENRLLNFKNILIKYVFEKSLVICILPFALLLHLFIAIVIKLDSQGTVFFKQKRFGKNGKIFRCYKYRTMYINGNELLDKYLKENSEEIEYYNIYHKYKHDPRITKIGKFLRATSLDEFPQFFNILRGDMNLIGPRPYMLNEKAKIGKINEDTILKVKPGITGLWQVSGRNELTFKERIELDKWYIQNWSLWMDFVIFMKTINVVLSKVGAK from the coding sequence ATGCAAATAAATAAATTTAATCTATCAACTACAATATATATGTTTTTATTACTTAGTATGGATTTTCTTATTTTACTTTTTTCTTTGGAAATAAGTAAGTATCTAAGAAGTGATATCCCAACAAATACTATGCCAGAATTTATTGCTTCAAATATTAGCAATTATTATTGGATAATTTTAGTTGTACTTTTTATTTTTATTTTAGAAAAAATTTATTTTATACGATATGATTTTTGGGCTGATACAAAAAGAGTTTTTAAAGGCTTGATTTTATCTTTTATAGCTGTTTTTACAGTTATGACTTTTGCAAAAATATCAAATGATTATTCAAGAAGTTTTATAATAATATTCTTTTTAATATCTGCTTTTTTAATTCCTTTTTCAAAAAGGTTATTTAAGAGATTTTTATTTCGTTTTGATATTTTTAAAATAAAAGTAAAAATAATTGCAAACTCCTCACAATATGAAACATTATGTAATGAAATGATTGAAAACTGGTATTTTGGTTTTAAAATATCAAAAAAAAGATATGATATAGTTCTTATATCTTCAAAAAATTTTGAAATTAAAAAATTAGAAAAAATCATTAAAATACATTCAAAAAGAACAAGAGATATGTATATTATTCCTTATATGTATCACTTAGATTTTTCACATACAAATGTAGTAGATTATTTTAATATTAGATTATCTGCTATTCATATTGAAAATAGATTGTTAAATTTCAAAAATATACTTATTAAATATGTTTTTGAAAAATCTTTAGTTATTTGTATTTTACCATTTGCATTACTTTTACATCTTTTTATAGCTATTGTGATTAAGCTTGATTCTCAAGGTACTGTTTTTTTTAAACAAAAGCGTTTTGGGAAAAATGGAAAAATTTTTAGATGTTATAAATATAGAACTATGTATATAAATGGAAATGAACTTTTAGATAAATATTTAAAAGAAAATTCCGAAGAAATAGAGTATTATAATATCTATCATAAATATAAACACGATCCTAGAATTACAAAAATAGGTAAATTTTTAAGAGCTACATCATTAGATGAATTTCCTCAATTTTTTAATATTTTAAGAGGTGATATGAATTTAATAGGTCCTAGACCTTATATGCTAAATGAAAAAGCAAAAATAGGTAAAATAAATGAAGATACTATCTTAAAAGTAAAACCTGGTATTACAGGGCTTTGGCAAGTTAGTGGAAGAAATGAATTAACTTTCAAAGAAAGAATAGAACTTGATAAATGGTATATCCAAAATTGGTCATTATGGATGGATTTTGTAATTTTTATGAAAACAATTAATGTTGTACTATCAAAAGTAGGGGCAAAATAA
- a CDS encoding glycosyltransferase — translation MKIAIIHDWLVTNAGAEKVLKNIIDIYPSSDIFSLVDFLNEKNRKDVINEKIVKTSFIQKLPFAKNHFRNYLPLFSKAIESFDLSSYDLIISSSWAVAKGVKTAPSQIHISYCHTPIRYAWDLYDEYTSNIKQPKKILVEQTLKRLRKWDIKTLSRVDFFIANSEFVQKRIDKTYKRESTVIYPPVNTNKFILNEKKEDYYLTACRLVPYKKTKLIVEAFNQMPNKKLVVIGNGEEYKLIKKIAKENIVLLGYQEFDEMIKYMQKARAFVYAAIEDFGIVPIEAQACGTPVIALNDGGTAETVIDGVNGVHFQKQTCEDIIDAIKRFELMDFDYKKISLLSKKYSQERFKKEFKLFVDSKIKQI, via the coding sequence TTGAAAATAGCAATAATACACGACTGGCTTGTTACAAATGCAGGTGCTGAAAAAGTTCTGAAAAATATAATAGATATTTATCCAAGTTCTGATATTTTTTCTTTAGTTGACTTTTTAAATGAAAAGAATAGAAAAGATGTAATAAATGAAAAAATAGTAAAAACTTCTTTTATACAAAAACTTCCTTTTGCAAAAAATCATTTTAGAAACTATTTACCTTTATTCTCAAAAGCAATTGAAAGTTTTGATTTATCTTCTTATGATTTAATAATTTCTTCTTCATGGGCTGTTGCAAAAGGTGTTAAAACTGCACCTTCACAGATTCATATATCTTATTGTCATACTCCTATTCGTTATGCATGGGATTTATATGATGAATATACTTCAAATATAAAACAACCCAAAAAAATTCTAGTAGAGCAAACCTTAAAAAGATTAAGAAAATGGGATATAAAAACTTTATCAAGAGTTGATTTTTTTATTGCAAATTCAGAATTTGTACAAAAAAGAATAGATAAAACTTATAAAAGAGAATCTACAGTAATCTATCCACCTGTAAATACAAACAAATTCATTTTAAATGAAAAAAAAGAAGATTATTATCTAACTGCATGTAGATTAGTTCCATATAAAAAAACAAAATTAATAGTTGAAGCTTTTAATCAAATGCCAAATAAAAAACTAGTGGTAATTGGAAATGGTGAAGAATATAAGTTAATTAAAAAAATAGCAAAAGAAAATATTGTACTTTTAGGTTATCAAGAGTTTGATGAAATGATAAAGTATATGCAAAAAGCTCGTGCTTTTGTATATGCAGCTATTGAAGACTTTGGAATAGTTCCTATTGAAGCGCAAGCTTGTGGTACGCCTGTTATTGCTTTAAACGATGGTGGAACAGCTGAAACTGTAATTGATGGAGTAAATGGTGTTCATTTTCAAAAACAAACTTGTGAAGATATTATTGATGCTATTAAAAGGTTTGAACTTATGGATTTTGATTATAAAAAAATATCTTTATTATCAAAAAAATATAGCCAAGAACGATTTAAAAAAGAGTTTAAATTATTTGTAGATAGTAAAATTAAACAAATTTAA